One Mycobacterium kubicae genomic window carries:
- a CDS encoding thioesterase family protein, producing the protein MTDAYYELLDDADARGEKFRATDLVRSTWTAAIQHAAPVSALLVRALQRCNPRDDTRLSRVVVDLLGPVPAEGDLWVRPQLERRGTQIELVSAEMLGPGPDGRPRPVARASGWRLQHLDTASLVHAAAALPRPRAEARSRNLEKDFDRNYVHSLDWRWLTEPLSAGPGESWIKPTVDLVYGETMTPLERLFAVADCANGIGSRLDITKWTFLNTDLAVHVFRVPAGDWIGIRAETNYGPDGIGTTVGTLFDEQGAVGAIQQSVLVRRRPQ; encoded by the coding sequence ATGACCGACGCCTACTACGAGCTTCTCGACGACGCCGACGCGCGCGGTGAGAAGTTCCGCGCGACGGATCTGGTGCGCAGCACGTGGACGGCCGCGATCCAGCACGCCGCACCGGTGTCGGCACTGTTGGTTCGGGCCCTGCAGCGGTGCAACCCGCGTGACGACACCCGGCTGAGCCGGGTCGTGGTCGACCTGCTGGGACCGGTCCCGGCCGAAGGTGACCTCTGGGTGCGTCCACAACTGGAACGCCGGGGCACACAGATCGAATTGGTCAGCGCCGAAATGCTGGGCCCTGGCCCCGACGGCCGGCCCCGGCCCGTCGCTCGTGCCAGCGGCTGGCGCTTGCAGCACTTGGACACCGCGTCACTGGTACACGCCGCAGCAGCGCTTCCGCGCCCGCGGGCCGAGGCGCGCAGCCGCAACTTGGAGAAGGACTTCGACCGCAACTACGTGCACAGCCTGGACTGGCGCTGGCTCACCGAGCCCTTGAGCGCGGGGCCGGGCGAATCATGGATCAAGCCCACGGTCGACTTGGTCTACGGCGAGACGATGACCCCGCTCGAGCGCCTGTTCGCGGTGGCCGACTGCGCCAACGGCATCGGCAGCAGACTCGACATCACCAAGTGGACGTTCCTCAACACCGATCTGGCCGTGCACGTGTTTCGGGTCCCCGCCGGGGATTGGATCGGCATTCGCGCGGAAACCAATTACGGACCCGACGGCATCGGCACCACGGTCGGCACCCTGTTCGACGAGCAGGGCGCGGTCGGTGCGATCCAGCAGTCAGTGCTCGTACGCCGGCGGCCCCAGTGA
- a CDS encoding SMP-30/gluconolactonase/LRE family protein, whose translation MDPTPLSDGFCFGESPRWFEGLLWFSDMLGEAVHTADMRGSLTTLPLPGHCPGGLGFRPDGSLLIASTETQQILRYDGDTVVPITDLSALAPASLGDMVVDRAGRAYIGSPAFTGGVLIRLDLNNSATVVADDLDFPNGMVITPDGQTLIVAESMARRLTAFTIGRDGGLHDRRVFADGLDGPPDGIALDTDGGVWTSMTLAHQFQRITVGGTVTDRIDMGDRIATACALGGQQRRTLFLLSSTEAYPKRLVGTRLSRLDAVVVDIPGAGLP comes from the coding sequence CTGGATCCCACACCGTTGTCGGACGGCTTCTGCTTCGGTGAAAGCCCGCGCTGGTTCGAAGGGCTGCTGTGGTTCTCCGACATGCTCGGCGAAGCCGTCCACACCGCGGACATGCGAGGGTCGCTGACCACGTTGCCGCTGCCGGGCCACTGCCCGGGCGGACTTGGCTTCCGGCCCGACGGGTCACTGCTGATCGCTTCGACCGAAACCCAGCAGATCCTGCGTTACGACGGCGACACCGTCGTCCCGATCACCGACCTTTCTGCATTGGCTCCGGCCAGCCTCGGTGACATGGTGGTCGACCGCGCCGGGCGCGCCTACATCGGCTCGCCGGCCTTCACCGGCGGCGTCCTCATCCGCCTCGACCTGAACAACAGCGCGACCGTCGTCGCCGACGACCTCGACTTTCCCAACGGCATGGTCATCACGCCGGACGGTCAAACGTTGATCGTCGCGGAGTCCATGGCCAGGCGGCTGACCGCGTTCACCATCGGCCGCGATGGCGGGCTGCATGACCGCCGCGTCTTCGCCGACGGCCTGGACGGACCGCCCGACGGCATCGCGCTCGACACCGACGGAGGGGTGTGGACCTCGATGACGCTGGCCCATCAGTTCCAGCGCATCACCGTCGGCGGCACCGTCACCGACCGCATCGACATGGGCGATCGGATCGCCACCGCCTGCGCCCTGGGCGGTCAGCAGCGCCGCACCCTGTTCTTGCTGTCCAGCACCGAGGCCTACCCCAAACGCCTCGTCGGTACCCGGCTGTCCCGCCTGGACGCGGTGGTCGTCGACATCCCCGGCGCCGGCCTGCCCTGA